One segment of Chrysiogenia bacterium DNA contains the following:
- a CDS encoding acyl-CoA/acyl-ACP dehydrogenase, producing the protein MAQPKDFGFGDDEKQMRDMAKKFLAEHCNVEKLRGLVAGNPDPERDPECLWEESQWDKAVELGWTALAVPEEAGGVGMSMVAVAALCEEIGRAAWPSPLVPTINATLVLRECGTDEAKAWLGKIAEGESMSLAITNADGSWDPADTDVTFKDGKLSGTASFVQDARKVRSFLVSAKDGNKVSLHVVSAEAAGVKIDPDHIVDLTRDQARVSFNGTEPAATVSTDGVKAITAATPGILTVISADLVGSGEWLLQTANEYAKVREQFGRPIGFFQAVKHGIVNVMLDIDKARSLVYNAACAIDTEPENAETFARMAKAKASDAGTFAGDRAVQYHGGIGFTWECDVHLYFKRNRHNQFLFGDAIHHRRALADALIGAA; encoded by the coding sequence ATGGCACAGCCCAAAGACTTTGGATTCGGTGATGATGAGAAGCAGATGCGCGACATGGCCAAGAAATTTCTGGCCGAGCACTGCAACGTGGAAAAACTGCGCGGCCTGGTGGCCGGCAACCCCGATCCCGAACGTGACCCCGAGTGCCTGTGGGAAGAGTCCCAGTGGGACAAGGCCGTCGAGCTGGGATGGACCGCGCTGGCCGTTCCCGAAGAGGCCGGCGGCGTGGGCATGAGCATGGTGGCGGTCGCCGCCCTGTGCGAGGAAATCGGCCGCGCGGCCTGGCCCTCGCCGCTCGTTCCCACGATCAATGCCACCCTGGTGCTGCGCGAGTGCGGCACCGATGAGGCCAAGGCCTGGCTCGGCAAGATCGCCGAGGGCGAGTCCATGTCGCTGGCGATCACCAACGCCGATGGTAGCTGGGACCCGGCCGATACCGACGTCACCTTCAAGGACGGCAAGCTCTCGGGCACCGCGAGCTTCGTGCAGGACGCGCGCAAGGTGCGCAGCTTCCTGGTCTCCGCAAAAGACGGCAACAAGGTCAGCCTCCACGTCGTGAGCGCCGAGGCCGCCGGGGTCAAGATCGATCCCGACCACATCGTGGACCTCACCCGCGACCAGGCCCGCGTGAGCTTCAACGGCACCGAGCCCGCCGCCACCGTGAGCACCGACGGCGTCAAGGCGATCACCGCCGCCACCCCCGGCATCCTCACCGTGATCAGCGCCGACCTCGTCGGCTCTGGCGAGTGGCTCCTGCAGACCGCCAACGAATACGCCAAGGTGCGCGAGCAGTTCGGTCGCCCCATCGGTTTCTTCCAGGCGGTCAAGCACGGCATCGTCAACGTCATGCTCGACATCGACAAGGCCCGCAGCCTGGTCTACAACGCCGCGTGCGCCATCGATACCGAGCCCGAGAACGCCGAGACCTTCGCCCGCATGGCCAAGGCCAAGGCCAGCGACGCCGGCACCTTCGCCGGCGACCGCGCCGTCCAGTACCACGGCGGCATCGGCTTCACCTGGGAGTGCGACGTGCACCTCTACTTCAAGCGCAACCGCCACAACCAGTTCCTCTTCGGCGATGCCATCCACCACCGCCGCGCCCTGGCCGACGCCCTCATCGGCGCCGCGTAA
- a CDS encoding acyl-CoA dehydrogenase family protein, which yields MSESKKDTPEQAEFREYCAKWLAENKPAKPSFRLPQSGLEVMTDEQRIYLQDWQKKCYDAGLIGCDYPKEYGGGGHKNFQRIANQEMARAEVPLLIQIIGLGMAAPTILHHGTEEVKKRYLPKLLSGEELWCQGFSEPGAGSDLANVQAFAEKKGDKWILNGHKVWTSLAHFAHYMIILVRTDKSDKYKGLSYFIVPIKGHPGVTVRPLIKITGETGFNEVLFEDAEIPDSLRLDEVGKGWTVAMTTLLHERGAAPLVTPSAGSGGGDTIGRSAYDLIPLAKECKRHGKPAAQDPVLRDEIVKSIIEEEGLRQNMRRARVQGLTDHPMRIPLQGKLVGTEFMQRVGELGMEIAGQKSSLYLNDPNAPAGGGWPLSYMNTYGGTIAAGTSEVQRNILGERVLGMPKSK from the coding sequence ATGTCCGAATCAAAGAAAGACACACCCGAACAGGCCGAGTTTCGCGAGTACTGCGCGAAATGGCTGGCCGAGAACAAGCCGGCCAAGCCGAGCTTCCGGCTGCCGCAGTCGGGGCTCGAGGTGATGACCGACGAGCAGCGCATCTACCTGCAGGACTGGCAGAAGAAGTGCTACGACGCCGGGCTCATCGGCTGCGACTATCCCAAGGAATACGGCGGCGGCGGGCACAAGAATTTCCAGCGCATCGCCAACCAGGAAATGGCCCGGGCCGAGGTGCCGCTGCTCATCCAGATCATCGGTCTGGGAATGGCGGCGCCCACGATCCTGCACCACGGCACCGAAGAGGTGAAGAAGCGCTACCTGCCCAAGCTGCTGAGCGGTGAGGAACTCTGGTGTCAGGGCTTTTCCGAGCCCGGCGCGGGCTCCGACCTGGCCAACGTGCAGGCCTTCGCCGAGAAGAAGGGCGACAAGTGGATCCTCAACGGCCACAAGGTCTGGACCTCGCTGGCCCATTTTGCCCACTACATGATCATCCTCGTGCGCACCGACAAGAGCGACAAGTACAAGGGCCTGTCCTACTTCATCGTGCCCATCAAGGGTCACCCCGGCGTGACCGTGCGCCCGCTCATCAAGATCACCGGTGAGACCGGCTTCAACGAAGTCCTCTTCGAAGACGCCGAGATCCCCGACAGCCTGCGCCTCGACGAAGTGGGCAAGGGCTGGACGGTGGCCATGACCACGCTCCTTCACGAGCGCGGCGCCGCGCCGCTGGTTACCCCGAGCGCGGGCTCGGGCGGCGGCGACACCATCGGTCGCAGCGCCTACGACCTCATCCCGCTGGCCAAGGAGTGCAAACGCCACGGCAAGCCCGCGGCCCAGGACCCGGTGCTGCGCGACGAGATCGTCAAGAGCATCATCGAGGAAGAGGGCCTTCGCCAGAACATGCGCCGCGCGCGCGTGCAGGGCCTGACCGACCACCCCATGCGCATCCCGCTGCAGGGCAAGCTGGTGGGCACCGAGTTCATGCAGCGCGTGGGCGAGCTGGGCATGGAGATCGCGGGCCAGAAGAGTTCACTCTATTTGAATGACCCCAACGCCCCGGCGGGCGGCGGCTGGCCGCTCTCCTACATGAACACCTACGGCGGCACCATCGCGGCTGGTACCAGCGAAGTGCAGCGCAACATCCTGGGCGAGCGCGTGCTCGGAATGCCCAAGAGCAAGTGA